ACAAGTTTTAGGATTAAAAGTCGTTGCAGAAAATTACCGAGCAGAGCGAGACTCTTTCAAGCTAGACTTGGCTTTGCCTGATGGCAGCCAAATTGAATTGTTTTCTTTTCTGAATGCGCCAAAAAGAGTGAGTCGCCCAGAAGCACAGGGTTTAAGGCACTTGGCCTTTTGTGTTGATTGTATCGACACAGAAGTAATGGCATTAGAAAACCATGGGGTTGATGTCGAGGCTATTCGTGTGGATGAATACACTGGAAAGCGCTTTACTTTTTTCCAAGACCCAGATGGTTTACCTTTAGAGTT
The sequence above is drawn from the Pseudoalteromonas phenolica genome and encodes:
- a CDS encoding VOC family protein, whose product is MNLKGIHHAAIICSDYERSKAFYIQVLGLKVVAENYRAERDSFKLDLALPDGSQIELFSFLNAPKRVSRPEAQGLRHLAFCVDCIDTEVMALENHGVDVEAIRVDEYTGKRFTFFQDPDGLPLELYEV